The following coding sequences lie in one Micromonospora sp. R77 genomic window:
- a CDS encoding SpoIIE family protein phosphatase yields the protein MHGRHVERSAPPPVSAPARELTARLTGSLTDRWFTALYETPLLFSGILDGTGRLLDANRASVEGCGLDRAGTLGRKFWECGWWAPDPELAERLRGWCEKAVRTGEPFRTVSHFFLGDRSRRMVDLVLSPVRDDGDQPYLVATGLDVTDALTAQRAREEQAEVEADALRRVAAARHREVGVVQRAEQRADERLHRMVLVALDLLSAETLEDLVAIMVDRAVPVLGADGGAVVVREGSDRLRVVVGERLGPEVEAAYRDLPYDSPLPGCWVARTGEVVLLPRRATGVAFAAEMIDVYESTGRDAWAFLPLRVGTRLLGSLAVSWVEERRFRPDEITMLEAFAAQCAQALDRIQHLTAQRASALAAQRLSEALQRSLLTSPPTAGALDIAVRYQPAADGAHVGGDWYDAFGTADGGTVVVVGDVTGHDRDAVAAMGQLRNVLRGLAYDSADGPAALLGRLDRALRGLEVRALATAVLARIEPTPRGWWLRWSNAGHPPALLRGPRGGVRQLADHDLMLGVHPGGPRREQGLELLPGSTLVLYTDGLVERRDDVLDQGIADLTLRLEQIGDQEPQQVCDLLLEVAPPGHEDDIALLVMRCCGPPDGP from the coding sequence GTGCACGGACGTCACGTGGAGCGGTCGGCGCCGCCGCCCGTGTCGGCCCCGGCCCGGGAACTCACCGCCCGGCTGACCGGGTCGCTCACCGACCGCTGGTTCACGGCGCTCTACGAGACACCGCTGCTCTTCTCCGGGATCCTCGACGGGACGGGCCGGCTCCTCGACGCCAACCGCGCCTCGGTGGAGGGGTGCGGGCTGGACCGGGCCGGGACGCTCGGTCGGAAGTTCTGGGAGTGCGGCTGGTGGGCGCCCGACCCGGAGCTCGCCGAGCGGCTGCGGGGCTGGTGCGAAAAGGCGGTGCGGACCGGTGAGCCGTTCCGCACGGTGAGCCACTTCTTCCTCGGCGACCGCAGCCGGCGGATGGTGGACCTGGTGCTCAGCCCGGTCCGGGACGACGGCGACCAGCCGTACCTGGTGGCGACCGGGCTGGACGTGACCGACGCGCTGACCGCCCAGCGGGCGCGCGAGGAGCAGGCCGAGGTCGAGGCCGACGCGCTGCGCCGGGTCGCGGCGGCCCGCCACCGGGAGGTCGGCGTCGTGCAGCGCGCCGAGCAGCGCGCCGACGAGCGGCTGCACCGGATGGTGCTGGTGGCGCTGGACCTGCTCAGCGCGGAGACCCTGGAGGACCTGGTCGCCATCATGGTGGACCGGGCCGTGCCGGTGCTCGGCGCCGACGGGGGCGCGGTGGTGGTCCGGGAGGGGAGCGACCGGCTGCGGGTCGTGGTCGGGGAGCGGCTCGGCCCCGAGGTCGAGGCCGCCTACCGCGACCTGCCGTACGACAGTCCGCTGCCGGGCTGCTGGGTGGCCCGGACCGGGGAGGTCGTGCTGCTGCCGCGCCGGGCGACCGGCGTCGCGTTCGCCGCCGAGATGATCGACGTGTACGAGAGCACCGGGCGGGACGCCTGGGCCTTTCTGCCGCTGCGGGTCGGCACCCGGCTGCTCGGCTCGCTCGCCGTGTCCTGGGTCGAGGAGCGCCGGTTCCGCCCCGACGAGATCACCATGCTGGAGGCGTTCGCCGCGCAGTGCGCGCAGGCACTCGACCGGATCCAGCACCTCACCGCCCAGCGGGCCAGCGCGCTCGCCGCGCAGCGGCTCTCCGAGGCGTTGCAGCGCAGCCTGCTCACCTCACCGCCCACCGCCGGCGCCCTGGACATCGCGGTCCGCTACCAGCCGGCGGCGGACGGCGCGCACGTCGGCGGCGACTGGTACGACGCGTTCGGCACCGCCGACGGAGGGACCGTGGTCGTCGTCGGCGACGTCACCGGGCACGACCGGGACGCGGTGGCGGCGATGGGGCAGCTGCGCAACGTGCTGCGTGGCCTGGCGTACGACAGCGCGGACGGGCCGGCGGCGCTGCTCGGCCGGCTGGACCGTGCGCTGCGCGGGCTGGAGGTCCGGGCCCTGGCCACGGCGGTGCTGGCCCGGATCGAGCCGACCCCGCGGGGCTGGTGGTTGCGCTGGTCCAACGCCGGGCATCCGCCGGCCCTGCTGCGCGGCCCGCGGGGCGGGGTGCGGCAGCTCGCCGACCACGACCTGATGCTCGGCGTGCACCCGGGCGGCCCGCGCCGCGAGCAGGGCCTGGAGCTGCTCCCCGGCAGCACCCTGGTGCTCTACACCGACGGTCTGGTGGAGCGCCGGGACGACGTGCTCGACCAGGGCATCGCCGACCTCACCCTGCGGCTGGAACAGATCGGCGACCAGGAGCCGCAGCAGGTCTGTGACCTGCTGCTGGAGGTGGCGCCGCCCGGTCACGAGGACGACATCGCCCTGCTGGTGATGCGTTGCTGCGGCCCGCCGGACGGTCCCTGA
- a CDS encoding 2'-5' RNA ligase family protein — MVAALELYLDTRASRRIRVLWDALESEGVQSMRSLLAQRHRPHVSLAVADRFDPERVAEALAGTVVAAPLRLEFQHAGQFVGRVLWLGPTPTAELLAHHAQVHQRLARAGITLVEHYQPGRWVPHCTLSMRVPNALMAAAVRRCLEVLPLTATVVGAAITDHARDICHPLP, encoded by the coding sequence GTGGTGGCGGCGCTGGAGCTGTATCTCGACACCCGGGCGAGCCGGCGGATCAGGGTGCTCTGGGACGCCCTGGAGTCCGAGGGCGTGCAGAGCATGCGCTCGCTGCTGGCCCAGCGGCACCGCCCGCACGTCTCGCTCGCCGTCGCCGACCGCTTCGACCCGGAGCGGGTGGCCGAGGCCCTCGCCGGCACGGTGGTGGCCGCCCCGCTGCGACTGGAGTTCCAGCACGCCGGGCAGTTCGTCGGCCGGGTGCTCTGGCTCGGCCCCACCCCCACCGCCGAGCTGCTGGCCCACCACGCGCAGGTGCACCAGCGGCTGGCCCGGGCCGGCATCACCCTGGTCGAGCACTATCAGCCGGGTCGCTGGGTGCCGCACTGCACGCTGTCGATGCGGGTGCCGAACGCGCTGATGGCGGCGGCCGTACGCCGCTGCCTGGAGGTGCTGCCGTTGACCGCGACGGTGGTCGGCGCGGCCATCACCGACCACGCCCGGGACATCTGCCACCCGCTGCCCTGA
- a CDS encoding DinB family protein encodes MDAKDLLTEAYDRLPGLVEAAVRGLTPQQLRQVPAPGANPVGWLVWHLTRIQDHHVADLLGAEQVWVSGDRAGRFGLAPDPDDTGFGHGPEQIVAVRPESAQALVDYHRAVAERTGAYLRGLRPVDLDRVVDENWDPPVTLGVRLVSVLEDDLQHAGQAAYVRGLVERG; translated from the coding sequence ATGGACGCGAAGGACCTGTTGACCGAGGCGTACGACCGGTTGCCCGGGTTGGTGGAGGCGGCGGTGCGGGGGCTGACCCCGCAGCAGCTGCGGCAGGTCCCGGCGCCGGGGGCGAACCCGGTGGGCTGGCTGGTCTGGCACCTGACCCGGATCCAGGACCACCACGTCGCCGACCTGCTCGGCGCGGAGCAGGTCTGGGTCTCCGGCGACCGGGCGGGCCGGTTCGGGCTGGCCCCGGACCCGGACGACACCGGGTTCGGGCACGGCCCCGAGCAGATCGTCGCGGTACGGCCGGAGAGCGCCCAGGCGCTGGTCGACTACCACCGCGCGGTGGCCGAGCGGACCGGGGCGTACCTGCGCGGGCTGCGCCCGGTCGACCTGGACCGGGTGGTGGACGAGAACTGGGACCCCCCGGTGACCCTCGGCGTACGGCTGGTCAGCGTGCTGGAGGACGACCTCCAGCACGCCGGGCAGGCCGCCTACGTGCGCGGACTCGTCGAACGGGGCTGA
- a CDS encoding SCP2 sterol-binding domain-containing protein, translating to MATSAGHYLERSVSGRHPDLPETTCGTVRLDIIEDGQTEHWYLTLDRQHVEVDRSAEHADLVVRADRAVFDRLATGEDHIGSALLRNDVTVQGDIRLLMSLRRIFPGRAGARHPRDLAGRPDGRS from the coding sequence ATGGCCACATCAGCGGGGCACTACCTGGAGCGATCGGTGTCCGGTCGGCACCCGGACCTGCCGGAGACCACCTGCGGCACGGTGCGGTTGGACATCATCGAGGACGGGCAGACCGAGCACTGGTATCTCACCCTCGACCGGCAGCACGTCGAGGTGGACCGGTCCGCCGAGCACGCCGATCTGGTGGTCCGCGCCGACCGGGCGGTCTTCGACCGGCTGGCCACCGGGGAGGACCACATCGGCTCGGCGCTGCTGCGCAACGACGTGACCGTGCAGGGCGACATCCGGCTGCTGATGAGCCTGCGCCGGATCTTCCCCGGCCGGGCCGGGGCACGGCACCCCCGGGACCTCGCCGGCCGCCCGGACGGGCGATCATGA
- a CDS encoding glycogen debranching N-terminal domain-containing protein, producing MRQERVHLMAGNAFVMSDATGDMRPDPALPVGLFSFDTRFLAHWVLTVDGQPLSALSRDDMTYFETLFFLVPGTASHYIDADVSVLRHRSIDDSFNERITVLNHSAEAAEFTVRMEIGSDFADTSEIKNPRPRRIAALVEGDRLRLCYERGRFTRETTVFSTAPAQVDQGGMTFRITVPPRGSWTTDLHVAMNIRGEGGRDLRASLETHQQQVRDDMREDLRQWLERAPTLVTERDSLAEAYRTALTDLAALRYAPLAYTDRVPVAGMPWAMTLYGRDSLVTSLETLAFTPELAAPTLRLLANGQGGRLDDDHDEEPGKILAETRYGEAAAFGEEPTSLYYGAADTTPLFVVLLDEYERWSGDTALVRELRHPARMALDWLDEYGDILGDGYLRYRRRCSRGLLNQGWKNSPDAVVDQYGRQPGFPRATCELQGYAYDAKVRGARLAREVWDDPTYADRLEREAAALKERFNRDFWLPHRGYYAFALEPDGRPVDALTSNIGHLLWSGIVPPERSAEVAGHLLGPRMFSGWGVRTFADGQLPYNPVSAHLGGVWPSDNALIAAGLRHYGHDDEATRIVAGIFAAAETLGGSVPEVIAGYPQQLTRYPVQLPAAGRPQSWAAGALLMLLGTTFGLRPVGENLLVRPALPDGYGRIELLDIPGRWGRTDSYARERRVSGARMR from the coding sequence ATGAGGCAGGAACGGGTCCACCTCATGGCGGGCAACGCGTTCGTGATGAGCGACGCGACCGGCGACATGCGTCCGGACCCGGCCCTGCCGGTGGGGCTCTTCTCCTTCGACACCCGGTTCCTGGCGCACTGGGTGCTGACCGTCGACGGGCAGCCGCTCAGCGCGCTGTCCCGGGACGACATGACCTATTTCGAGACCCTCTTCTTCCTGGTGCCGGGCACCGCCAGCCACTACATCGACGCCGACGTGTCGGTGCTGCGACACCGGTCGATCGACGACAGCTTCAACGAGCGGATCACCGTGCTCAACCATTCGGCGGAGGCCGCCGAGTTCACCGTCCGGATGGAGATCGGCAGCGACTTCGCGGACACCTCCGAGATCAAGAACCCACGGCCGCGCCGGATCGCCGCGCTGGTCGAGGGGGACCGGCTGCGGCTCTGTTACGAGCGGGGGCGGTTCACCCGGGAGACGACGGTGTTCAGCACCGCCCCGGCGCAGGTCGACCAGGGCGGCATGACGTTCCGGATCACCGTGCCGCCGCGCGGCAGCTGGACGACCGACCTGCACGTGGCGATGAACATCCGTGGCGAGGGCGGGCGGGACCTGCGGGCCAGCCTGGAGACGCACCAGCAGCAGGTCCGCGACGACATGCGCGAGGACCTGCGGCAGTGGCTGGAGCGGGCGCCGACGCTGGTCACCGAGCGGGACTCGCTGGCCGAGGCGTACCGCACCGCGCTGACCGACCTGGCCGCGCTGCGGTACGCGCCGCTGGCGTACACCGACCGGGTGCCGGTGGCCGGCATGCCGTGGGCGATGACCCTCTACGGCCGGGACAGCCTGGTCACCAGCCTGGAGACGCTGGCGTTCACCCCCGAACTCGCCGCGCCCACCCTGCGGCTGCTCGCCAACGGCCAGGGCGGCCGGCTGGACGACGACCACGACGAGGAGCCCGGCAAGATCCTCGCCGAGACGCGGTACGGCGAGGCGGCGGCCTTCGGCGAGGAGCCCACCTCGCTGTACTACGGTGCGGCCGACACCACGCCGCTCTTCGTCGTCCTGCTCGACGAGTACGAGCGGTGGTCCGGCGACACGGCCCTGGTGCGGGAGCTGCGGCACCCGGCCCGGATGGCGCTGGACTGGCTCGACGAGTACGGCGACATCCTCGGCGACGGTTACCTGCGCTACCGGCGCCGCTGTTCGCGCGGGCTGCTCAACCAGGGCTGGAAGAACTCGCCGGACGCGGTCGTGGACCAGTACGGCCGGCAGCCCGGCTTCCCCCGGGCCACCTGTGAGTTGCAGGGCTACGCCTACGACGCGAAGGTCCGGGGCGCCCGGCTGGCCCGCGAGGTCTGGGACGACCCGACGTACGCCGACCGCCTGGAACGGGAGGCGGCGGCGTTGAAGGAGCGGTTCAACCGGGACTTCTGGCTGCCGCACCGCGGCTACTACGCGTTCGCGTTGGAGCCGGACGGTCGACCGGTCGACGCGCTCACCTCCAACATCGGCCACCTGCTGTGGAGCGGGATCGTCCCACCGGAGCGGTCGGCGGAGGTCGCCGGGCACCTGCTGGGGCCGCGGATGTTCTCCGGCTGGGGGGTCCGCACCTTCGCCGACGGGCAGTTGCCGTACAACCCGGTCAGCGCGCACCTGGGCGGCGTCTGGCCGTCGGACAACGCGCTGATCGCGGCGGGGCTGCGCCACTACGGGCACGACGACGAGGCGACCCGGATCGTGGCCGGCATCTTCGCCGCGGCCGAGACGCTGGGCGGCTCGGTGCCCGAGGTGATCGCCGGATATCCGCAGCAGCTCACCCGGTACCCGGTGCAGTTGCCGGCGGCGGGGCGCCCGCAGTCCTGGGCCGCGGGCGCCCTGCTGATGCTGCTCGGCACCACCTTCGGGTTGCGTCCGGTGGGGGAGAACCTGCTGGTGCGCCCCGCCCTGCCGGACGGCTACGGGCGGATCGAGCTGCTCGACATCCCGGGCCGGTGGGGACGTACCGACAGCTATGCCCGCGAGCGCCGGGTCAGCGGCGCGCGGATGCGCTGA
- a CDS encoding carbonic anhydrase gives MPKPTDAPLHSPLAALAALRAGHRRYLTGTAPASPAGTPAPTVAVFGCADPQPAAETLFPGVELYVVRTAGLAVGPSVLGSLEYAVDQLGVPLVVVLGHDGCGPASGTGDSQVRRTAALLLDRSALLARAVHENRCAVVGMSWRPGPGQVRPVPRVVPAPATRLPSRARPPAARPAGAPR, from the coding sequence ATGCCGAAGCCCACCGACGCACCGCTCCACTCACCGCTCGCGGCCCTGGCCGCGCTCCGGGCCGGGCACCGCCGCTACCTCACCGGCACGGCGCCCGCCTCGCCCGCCGGGACACCGGCCCCCACCGTCGCCGTGTTCGGCTGCGCCGACCCGCAGCCGGCCGCCGAGACGCTCTTCCCCGGGGTGGAGCTCTACGTGGTCCGGACCGCCGGGCTGGCCGTCGGCCCCAGCGTGCTGGGCAGCCTGGAGTACGCCGTCGACCAGCTCGGCGTACCCCTGGTGGTGGTGCTCGGGCACGACGGGTGCGGACCGGCGAGCGGCACGGGGGACAGTCAGGTACGGCGGACCGCCGCCCTGCTGCTGGACCGCTCCGCGCTGCTGGCACGGGCCGTCCACGAAAACCGGTGCGCGGTGGTCGGCATGTCCTGGCGGCCCGGGCCGGGCCAGGTCCGGCCGGTCCCCCGGGTGGTCCCCGCCCCGGCGACGCGGCTGCCCTCCCGGGCCCGCCCGCCCGCCGCCCGGCCGGCCGGGGCACCCCGCTGA
- a CDS encoding putative inorganic carbon transporter subunit DabA has translation MAAAEHAYRRRLRDLIDRPSTPVTAAPLAQAVFCIDVRSEGLRRHLEAVAPVQTLGFAGFFGLPVRTETEGADQGRDRCPVLMRPVATVTEPAGGDRTARRRVREGWRRAYAGAKGDPVGAFAFVEVAGVLAAAGLLLRSAAPRWLAGRPDAPAVGGPDLARALDLDERVYYAEATLRTMGLTAGFAPLVLLCGHGATSANNPYAAALDCGACGGNRGGVSARLAAALLNDPAVRAALAGRGIDVPATTRFVAAEHDTVTDEVRILDPAPAGHADRLDRLVGYLAEAGRRLRAERAGRLPDRPDAGRLPGRSVDWAQVRPEWALAGNAAFVAAPRDLTAGRDLGCRTFLHSYDWSTDPDGVALETIMTGPLVVAEWINLQYYFSSVDPERFGAGTKTVHTVLGDGIGVLSGAGGDLRTGLPRQSVSDGRQLVHEPLRLLALVRAPRPLVDAVLARNPALRDLVGGGWLHLVVVEPTDGGWWQPTEGGWRELPPAPAATGPAVDAPRPTLVPSS, from the coding sequence CTGGCCGCCGCGGAGCACGCCTACCGCCGCCGGCTGCGCGACCTGATCGACCGGCCCTCGACCCCGGTCACGGCCGCGCCGCTGGCCCAGGCGGTCTTCTGCATCGACGTGCGCTCCGAAGGGCTGCGCCGGCACCTGGAGGCCGTCGCGCCGGTGCAAACCCTCGGCTTCGCCGGCTTCTTCGGGCTGCCGGTCCGCACCGAGACCGAGGGCGCGGACCAGGGCCGGGACCGCTGCCCGGTGCTGATGCGCCCGGTCGCCACCGTCACCGAGCCGGCCGGCGGTGACCGGACCGCCCGGCGTCGCGTCCGGGAGGGCTGGCGTCGGGCGTACGCCGGGGCGAAGGGCGACCCGGTGGGCGCGTTCGCCTTCGTCGAGGTCGCCGGGGTGCTGGCGGCAGCCGGGCTGCTGCTGCGCTCCGCCGCGCCGAGGTGGCTGGCCGGCCGCCCGGACGCCCCGGCGGTCGGCGGCCCCGACCTGGCGCGGGCGCTGGACCTCGACGAGCGGGTCTACTACGCCGAGGCGACCCTGCGCACCATGGGCCTCACCGCCGGCTTCGCCCCGCTGGTGCTGCTCTGCGGGCACGGCGCGACCAGCGCCAACAACCCGTACGCCGCCGCGCTCGACTGCGGGGCGTGCGGCGGCAACCGGGGCGGGGTGAGTGCCCGGCTGGCCGCCGCCCTGCTGAACGACCCGGCGGTCCGGGCGGCGCTGGCCGGGCGGGGCATCGACGTGCCGGCCACCACCCGCTTCGTCGCCGCCGAGCACGACACGGTCACCGACGAGGTACGGATCCTCGACCCGGCGCCGGCCGGGCACGCCGACCGGCTCGACCGGCTCGTCGGGTACCTGGCCGAGGCGGGGCGGCGGTTGCGCGCCGAGCGGGCCGGTCGGCTGCCGGACCGGCCCGACGCCGGCCGGCTCCCCGGGCGGTCGGTGGACTGGGCGCAGGTCCGTCCGGAGTGGGCGCTGGCGGGCAACGCCGCGTTCGTCGCCGCGCCCCGGGACCTCACCGCCGGCCGGGACCTGGGCTGCCGGACCTTCCTGCACTCGTACGACTGGTCGACCGACCCGGACGGCGTCGCGCTCGAGACGATCATGACCGGGCCGTTGGTGGTGGCCGAGTGGATCAACCTCCAGTACTACTTCTCCAGCGTGGACCCGGAGCGGTTCGGTGCCGGCACCAAGACCGTGCACACCGTGCTCGGCGACGGCATCGGGGTCCTCTCCGGCGCCGGCGGCGACCTGCGGACCGGCCTGCCCCGGCAGTCCGTCAGCGACGGGCGGCAGCTGGTGCACGAGCCACTGCGCCTGCTCGCCCTGGTCCGGGCGCCCCGCCCGCTCGTCGACGCCGTCCTGGCGCGCAACCCGGCCCTGCGGGACCTGGTCGGTGGCGGCTGGCTCCACCTGGTCGTCGTCGAGCCGACCGACGGCGGCTGGTGGCAGCCCACCGAGGGCGGGTGGCGGGAACTCCCGCCGGCCCCGGCCGCGACCGGCCCCGCCGTGGACGCGCCCCGCCCGACCCTCGTCCCGTCGAGCTGA
- a CDS encoding P-II family nitrogen regulator, with protein MNELGLTRMTKVEIVVRGDDVEAVRDLLHAAGVSGWTSLSGVSGFGHHGNHEGRLLFNERAGLVLLITVLPPDRAAPVVTGLRTLLDQRPGVMFVGETWVSRPDYFRAD; from the coding sequence ATGAACGAACTGGGTCTGACCCGGATGACCAAGGTGGAGATCGTGGTCCGTGGCGACGACGTCGAGGCGGTGCGGGACCTGCTGCACGCCGCCGGGGTCAGCGGCTGGACCAGCCTCTCCGGGGTGTCCGGCTTCGGCCACCACGGCAACCACGAGGGGCGGCTGCTGTTCAACGAGCGGGCCGGGCTGGTGCTGCTCATCACCGTCCTGCCGCCGGACCGGGCGGCGCCGGTGGTGACCGGGCTGCGCACCCTGCTCGACCAGCGGCCCGGGGTGATGTTCGTCGGCGAGACCTGGGTCAGCCGGCCGGACTACTTCCGGGCCGACTGA
- a CDS encoding Pr6Pr family membrane protein has product MTPRRRRVAIAFRLAIVFSVLAGIVLTALGPATVTGLLPYFTIQSNVAVGVFAGYAGWRAWQDRPEPRSALKGAVTLYITITGVVYHLVLANPASPFAMVQPDRAFGEALGNQFLHTIVPLLAVADWVLFDQRGRLHHRYAAWWLAFPLAYLGFALVRGLIVHRYPYPFIDAGQLGYDGVGVSALFFAFAFWLLGLLFVGVDRGLSRGLRRTAGRAAPNGGTRTGGRAAPDGGTRTGQPAAPGGVARRAGPPTRPGRIARPARSAPLSRPGSSPAG; this is encoded by the coding sequence ATGACCCCGCGGCGTCGACGTGTGGCGATCGCCTTCCGCCTGGCGATCGTGTTCAGTGTGCTGGCCGGCATCGTGCTCACCGCCCTCGGCCCGGCCACGGTGACCGGCCTGCTGCCCTACTTCACCATCCAGAGCAACGTCGCGGTGGGCGTCTTCGCCGGCTACGCGGGCTGGCGGGCCTGGCAGGACCGCCCCGAGCCGCGGTCGGCGCTCAAGGGCGCGGTGACCCTCTACATCACCATCACCGGCGTGGTCTACCACCTGGTGCTGGCCAACCCGGCCAGCCCGTTCGCGATGGTCCAGCCGGACCGCGCCTTCGGCGAGGCCCTGGGCAACCAGTTCCTGCACACGATCGTGCCGCTGCTGGCGGTCGCCGACTGGGTGCTGTTCGACCAGCGCGGCCGGCTGCACCACCGGTACGCGGCCTGGTGGCTGGCGTTCCCGCTGGCGTACCTGGGGTTCGCGCTGGTCCGCGGGCTGATCGTGCACCGCTACCCGTACCCGTTCATCGACGCCGGACAGCTCGGCTACGACGGCGTCGGGGTCAGCGCGCTTTTCTTCGCGTTCGCCTTCTGGCTGCTCGGTCTCCTCTTCGTCGGCGTCGACCGGGGCCTGTCCCGCGGCCTCCGGCGGACCGCCGGGCGGGCCGCCCCGAACGGCGGGACCCGGACCGGCGGGCGGGCCGCCCCGGACGGCGGGACCCGGACCGGCCAGCCGGCCGCGCCCGGCGGGGTGGCCCGCCGGGCGGGCCCTCCGACGCGACCGGGCCGGATCGCGCGCCCGGCCCGGTCGGCCCCGCTCAGTCGGCCCGGAAGTAGTCCGGCCGGCTGA
- a CDS encoding DUF427 domain-containing protein gives MESVWDYPRPPRLERTGRRITVRHAGVTVVDSDRCWRVLETSHPPVYYVPRSEVTGARLEPDPRRTWCEWKGEASYWDLVVGEVRVREAAWSYEDPTPAYADLAGAVAFYPGRVDECRVDGERVEVQPGDFYGGWITSDVTGPFKGAPGTLGW, from the coding sequence ATGGAATCGGTCTGGGACTATCCGCGTCCGCCCCGCCTCGAGCGCACCGGCCGCCGGATCACCGTGCGACACGCCGGGGTGACGGTGGTCGACAGCGACCGCTGCTGGCGGGTGCTGGAGACCTCCCACCCGCCGGTCTACTACGTCCCCCGGTCGGAGGTGACCGGGGCGCGGCTGGAGCCGGATCCGCGGCGCACCTGGTGCGAGTGGAAGGGCGAGGCCAGCTACTGGGACCTGGTGGTGGGCGAGGTCCGGGTCCGCGAGGCCGCCTGGTCGTACGAGGACCCCACCCCGGCGTACGCCGACCTGGCCGGGGCGGTCGCCTTCTATCCCGGCCGGGTGGACGAGTGCCGGGTCGACGGGGAGCGCGTCGAGGTGCAACCCGGGGACTTCTACGGTGGGTGGATCACCAGCGACGTCACCGGCCCGTTCAAGGGCGCACCCGGCACCCTGGGCTGGTGA
- a CDS encoding TetR/AcrR family transcriptional regulator gives MGQEARRGRLGAEDWARAALDVIGEQGVAAVAVEPIAVRLGATKGSFYWHFPNRDALVTAALARWEQEHTQAVIDGLDEAATPTERVRSILASTVSADPLRARVEVNLLAAADHPLVAPTMDRVVRRRLATLRALFAGAGFAADEADRRAVLAYTTYVGHLQLMVRMPGLMPQSRAARSAYLETALGVITEGT, from the coding sequence ATGGGCCAGGAGGCGCGGCGCGGCCGACTCGGCGCCGAGGACTGGGCGCGGGCGGCCCTCGACGTGATCGGTGAGCAGGGCGTCGCGGCGGTGGCCGTCGAGCCCATCGCGGTCCGCCTCGGTGCCACCAAGGGCAGCTTCTACTGGCACTTCCCCAACCGGGACGCACTCGTCACCGCGGCGCTCGCCCGCTGGGAACAGGAGCACACCCAGGCGGTGATCGACGGGCTGGACGAGGCCGCGACGCCCACCGAACGGGTGCGTTCGATCCTGGCCAGCACCGTCAGCGCCGACCCGCTGCGCGCCCGGGTGGAGGTCAACCTGCTGGCCGCGGCCGACCACCCGCTGGTCGCGCCCACGATGGACCGTGTGGTCCGGCGCCGGCTGGCGACCCTGCGGGCGCTCTTCGCCGGTGCCGGCTTCGCGGCCGACGAGGCGGACCGGCGGGCCGTGCTCGCCTACACCACCTATGTCGGGCACCTGCAACTGATGGTGCGGATGCCGGGACTGATGCCGCAGAGCCGTGCCGCCCGGTCGGCCTACCTGGAGACGGCCCTCGGTGTGATCACCGAGGGGACGTGA
- a CDS encoding molybdopterin-dependent oxidoreductase, with product MTVPSGHVGAAALPPGQRPAPLARFGLPRFAGVVPVPPPHPVLTVGGVVRHPTQLAVAELTGLPSRREVHAALHCVTTWSATGLRWGGVPFAAVHELVTGLVRPHPRATWVTVTGLDGYRACLRLDDALADDVLLADSLDGEPLTGPHGAPLRLVVPRSYGYKSVRHVCALDYRLAYDAGSAGWLAHPRGRVDREERSRLLPGPVWRAVWRNTQPSVRRAYRSGPAPQRSDPE from the coding sequence GTGACCGTGCCGTCCGGCCACGTCGGCGCCGCGGCGCTGCCGCCGGGCCAGCGTCCGGCCCCGCTGGCCCGCTTCGGGCTGCCCCGGTTCGCCGGGGTGGTCCCGGTGCCGCCGCCGCATCCGGTGCTCACCGTCGGCGGCGTCGTACGCCACCCCACCCAGCTGGCCGTCGCCGAGCTGACCGGCCTGCCGTCCCGGCGTGAGGTCCACGCCGCCCTGCACTGCGTGACCACCTGGTCCGCGACGGGGCTGCGCTGGGGCGGCGTCCCGTTCGCCGCCGTGCACGAACTGGTCACCGGGCTCGTCCGGCCGCATCCGCGCGCCACCTGGGTGACCGTCACCGGCCTCGACGGCTACCGCGCCTGCCTGCGGCTCGATGACGCCCTCGCCGACGACGTCCTGCTCGCCGACAGCCTCGACGGCGAGCCGCTGACCGGGCCGCACGGGGCGCCGCTGCGGCTCGTCGTACCCCGGTCGTACGGGTACAAGAGCGTCCGGCACGTCTGCGCCCTCGACTACCGGCTGGCCTACGACGCGGGCTCGGCGGGCTGGCTCGCCCACCCGCGCGGGCGGGTCGACCGGGAGGAACGCAGCCGGCTGCTGCCCGGCCCGGTGTGGCGGGCGGTCTGGCGTAACACCCAGCCCTCGGTGCGCCGCGCCTACCGGTCCGGACCGGCTCCCCAGCGGTCCGATCCGGAGTGA